In Streptomyces chartreusis, the following proteins share a genomic window:
- a CDS encoding sensor histidine kinase, translating to MDEQQARRGGGPPMWWRHGPPWWNRWEDGEERVQRWPWRSTLLITFFVMAGSNYAARGQHDREDLDPFARVLLLVAGGLLLWRKRHPVAVAFGTTAAAMVYLGAGYPYGPVFLTVAVACFNAIVMGHRKAAWTAVGVLWVAHVLVGHWLYEWLPPSGDPAAPWGQEGVIAAWVAAIVAVSELARTRREQWVKERAERAQAARRRADEERLRIARELHDVLAHSISVINVQAGVGLALLDTDPEQARLALTTIKAKSKEALGEVRQVLDTLRTPGDAPRAPAPGLDRLPELVRQAASAGLTVDVEGEPPRLAPGTDLAAFRIVQEALTNVVRHSGSRHARVHLDHGDGATLRLRIDDDGPATGADAGGSGNGLAGMRERAAALGGTIEAGARDDGGFRVLAVLPLKAPAETKEDR from the coding sequence ATGGACGAGCAGCAGGCACGCCGCGGCGGCGGTCCGCCGATGTGGTGGCGGCACGGCCCGCCGTGGTGGAACAGGTGGGAGGACGGCGAGGAGCGCGTCCAGCGCTGGCCCTGGCGCTCCACTCTGCTGATCACGTTCTTCGTGATGGCCGGCTCGAACTACGCGGCGCGCGGCCAGCACGACCGCGAGGACCTCGACCCCTTCGCCCGCGTCCTGCTGCTCGTCGCCGGCGGACTGCTGCTGTGGCGCAAGCGCCACCCCGTGGCCGTCGCGTTCGGCACGACCGCCGCCGCCATGGTCTACCTCGGCGCCGGATACCCCTACGGACCGGTCTTCCTGACCGTCGCCGTGGCCTGCTTCAACGCCATCGTCATGGGGCACCGCAAGGCCGCCTGGACGGCGGTCGGAGTGCTCTGGGTCGCCCATGTGCTGGTGGGGCACTGGCTCTACGAGTGGCTGCCGCCCTCCGGCGACCCGGCCGCCCCCTGGGGGCAGGAGGGCGTGATCGCCGCCTGGGTCGCGGCGATCGTGGCGGTGTCGGAGCTGGCCAGGACCAGACGCGAGCAGTGGGTGAAGGAGCGCGCCGAACGGGCGCAGGCGGCCCGGCGGCGGGCCGACGAGGAACGGCTGCGGATCGCACGCGAACTGCACGACGTCCTCGCACACAGCATCTCCGTGATCAACGTCCAGGCGGGCGTCGGCCTCGCGCTGCTCGACACCGACCCCGAACAGGCACGCTTGGCGCTGACCACCATCAAGGCCAAGAGCAAGGAGGCGCTCGGCGAGGTCCGCCAGGTCCTCGACACGCTGCGTACCCCCGGCGACGCCCCGCGCGCCCCCGCCCCCGGTCTCGACCGGCTGCCCGAACTGGTCCGGCAGGCCGCGAGCGCCGGCCTCACCGTCGACGTCGAGGGCGAGCCGCCCCGCCTGGCGCCCGGCACCGACCTCGCCGCCTTCCGGATCGTGCAGGAGGCCCTGACCAACGTCGTACGCCACTCCGGATCACGGCACGCACGGGTGCACCTCGATCACGGCGACGGCGCGACACTGCGGCTGCGCATCGACGACGACGGACCCGCGACCGGCGCCGACGCGGGCGGCAGCGGCAACGGGTTGGCCGGAATGCGGGAGCGGGCGGCAGCGCTCGGTGGCACGATCGAGGCGGGCGCGCGCGACGACGGCGGGTTCCGGGTGCTCGCCGTACTGCCGCTCAAGGCACCCGCCGAGACGAAGGAGGACCGGTGA
- a CDS encoding response regulator transcription factor — protein sequence MIRVLLADDQSLVRAGFRALLDAQPDIEVAGEAADGDEALRKVRELRPDVVLMDIRMPLLDGLAATRRITDDDALAGVKVVMLTTFELDEYVFEAIRSGASGFLVKDTEPDELLRAVRAVVEGDALLSPGVTRRLIAEFAARSKEPAAADTLTELTEREREVMALVGIGLSNEEIARRLVVSPLTAKTHVSRTMVKLGARDRAQLVVLAYESGLVRPGWLG from the coding sequence GTGATCCGCGTACTGCTCGCCGACGACCAGTCACTGGTGCGGGCCGGCTTCCGCGCGCTGCTCGACGCGCAGCCCGACATCGAGGTGGCCGGCGAGGCCGCCGACGGCGACGAGGCGCTGCGCAAGGTGCGCGAACTGCGGCCCGACGTCGTCCTGATGGACATCCGCATGCCGCTCCTCGACGGACTCGCCGCGACCCGCCGGATCACCGACGACGACGCGCTGGCGGGGGTGAAGGTGGTCATGCTCACCACCTTCGAACTCGACGAGTACGTCTTCGAGGCGATTCGCTCGGGTGCCTCCGGCTTCCTGGTCAAGGACACCGAACCGGACGAACTCCTGCGTGCCGTACGGGCCGTGGTCGAGGGCGACGCGCTGCTGTCGCCCGGTGTGACCCGCCGTCTGATCGCCGAGTTCGCCGCCCGCTCCAAGGAACCCGCGGCCGCCGACACGCTCACCGAACTCACCGAGCGCGAGCGGGAGGTGATGGCGCTGGTCGGCATCGGCCTGTCCAACGAGGAGATCGCCCGCCGCCTGGTGGTCAGCCCGCTCACCGCGAAGACCCACGTCAGCCGGACCATGGTGAAGCTCGGCGCCCGCGACCGTGCCCAACTCGTGGTGCTGGCCTACGAGTCGGGGTTGGTGCGGCCCGGCTGGTTGGGCTGA
- a CDS encoding DUF6332 family protein, with translation MESHGGRRGQAERDAITVEIGYALFSAAFAAALLFAAIVGPAYVFDLSKGTRGTLVGVGTTVAVVLFFARVVSVLTRFRRESQPNQPGRTNPDS, from the coding sequence ATGGAGAGTCACGGGGGACGGCGCGGTCAGGCCGAGCGGGACGCGATCACCGTCGAGATCGGGTACGCGCTGTTCAGCGCGGCGTTCGCGGCGGCGCTGCTGTTCGCGGCGATCGTCGGGCCGGCATACGTCTTCGACCTGTCGAAGGGCACCCGCGGCACACTCGTCGGCGTCGGCACCACGGTCGCGGTCGTGCTGTTCTTCGCCCGGGTCGTCAGCGTCCTGACGCGGTTCCGCCGGGAGTCTCAGCCCAACCAGCCGGGCCGCACCAACCCCGACTCGTAG
- a CDS encoding MFS transporter: protein MTSPLNSPAAASSTARWTPRLWGTLLVLCAAMFLDALDVSMVGVALPSIGADLGLSTSTLQWIVSGYILGYGGLLLLGGRTADLLGRRQVFLVALGVFAVASLLGGLVDSGPLLIASRFIKGLAAAFTAPAGLSIITTTFAEGPVRNRALSIYTTCGATGYSMGLVFSGLLTEASWRLTMLLPAPIALIALAVGLKLLPRSEREKAEGGYDIPGAVLGTASMLLLVFTVVQAPEAGWGSARTILSFVAVAVLLTAFVLVERRSPSPLIRLGVLRSGAQVRAQLGALTFVGSYIGFQFLVTLYMQQLLGWSALHTALAFLPAGALVALSATKVGAVIDRFGTARLIAVGFALMVAGYLLFLRIDLDPLYAAVILPTMLLVGSAFALTFPSLNVQATNGVDEHEQGMVSGLLNTSVQVGGALFLAVVTAVLTANAPKEPASPQAVLDSYLPALVVITGIAVVGLLIALTGLRARRGQRTVVVAKSTAKEAEAERVAVRD, encoded by the coding sequence ATGACCTCTCCGCTCAACTCCCCGGCGGCCGCGTCCTCCACGGCCCGCTGGACGCCCCGGCTGTGGGGCACCCTGCTGGTGCTGTGCGCCGCGATGTTCCTGGACGCGCTGGACGTGTCGATGGTGGGCGTGGCCCTGCCGTCCATCGGCGCCGACCTGGGCCTTTCGACCTCGACCCTGCAATGGATCGTCAGCGGCTACATCCTGGGCTACGGCGGCCTGCTCCTCCTCGGCGGACGCACCGCCGATCTGCTGGGCCGGCGCCAGGTGTTCCTGGTGGCCCTGGGCGTCTTCGCGGTGGCCTCGCTGCTCGGCGGTCTCGTCGACTCGGGTCCGCTGCTGATCGCCAGCCGCTTCATCAAGGGCCTGGCCGCGGCGTTCACGGCACCGGCGGGCCTGTCCATCATCACCACGACCTTCGCCGAGGGCCCGGTGCGCAACCGCGCCCTGTCGATCTACACGACCTGCGGCGCCACCGGCTACTCGATGGGCCTCGTCTTCTCCGGCCTGCTCACCGAGGCCAGTTGGCGTCTGACGATGCTGCTGCCCGCGCCCATCGCGCTGATAGCCCTGGCCGTCGGCCTGAAGCTGCTGCCGCGCAGCGAGCGGGAGAAGGCGGAGGGCGGCTACGACATCCCCGGCGCCGTCCTCGGCACCGCGTCGATGCTGCTGCTCGTGTTCACCGTCGTACAGGCCCCCGAGGCCGGCTGGGGATCGGCCCGCACGATCCTGTCCTTCGTCGCGGTCGCCGTCCTGCTCACCGCCTTCGTCCTGGTCGAGCGGCGCAGCCCGAGCCCGCTGATCCGGCTGGGCGTGCTGCGTTCCGGGGCGCAGGTGCGGGCGCAACTGGGCGCGTTGACGTTCGTCGGCAGCTACATCGGCTTCCAGTTCCTGGTGACTCTGTACATGCAGCAACTGCTCGGCTGGTCGGCGCTGCACACGGCACTGGCCTTCCTGCCCGCGGGTGCGCTCGTGGCGCTGTCGGCGACGAAGGTCGGTGCGGTCATCGACCGGTTCGGTACCGCCCGGCTGATCGCGGTCGGCTTCGCCCTGATGGTCGCTGGCTATTTGCTGTTCCTGCGCATCGACCTCGACCCGCTCTACGCGGCGGTGATCCTGCCGACGATGCTGCTGGTCGGCTCCGCCTTCGCGCTGACGTTCCCGTCGCTCAACGTCCAGGCCACCAACGGCGTCGACGAGCACGAGCAGGGCATGGTCTCGGGTCTGCTCAACACCTCGGTGCAGGTGGGCGGCGCGCTGTTCCTGGCCGTGGTGACGGCGGTCCTGACCGCGAACGCGCCGAAGGAGCCGGCGTCCCCGCAGGCCGTGCTGGACAGCTATCTGCCCGCTCTGGTCGTGATCACGGGGATCGCGGTCGTGGGGCTGCTGATCGCCCTCACCGGACTGCGCGCGCGCCGCGGGCAGCGGACCGTCGTGGTCGCCAAGTCCACCGCCAAGGAGGCGGAAGCGGAGCGCGTGGCGGTCCGCGACTAG
- a CDS encoding MarR family winged helix-turn-helix transcriptional regulator yields MAAKKAEQALVDQWRDILALHARTQCELDRALHQHGLCASDFEVLDVLAGGSARRGSSLRVQEISERVHLSQSALSRLIARLEKDGLVERCMCAQDRRGVVVALTAKGRALHGEVLPLQRAVLTRMLTN; encoded by the coding sequence ATGGCGGCGAAGAAGGCCGAGCAGGCGCTCGTGGACCAGTGGCGGGACATCCTGGCGCTGCATGCGCGCACCCAGTGCGAACTCGACCGCGCACTGCATCAACACGGCCTGTGCGCCAGTGACTTCGAGGTCCTGGACGTCCTGGCCGGCGGCTCGGCGCGCCGTGGCTCGTCGCTGCGGGTGCAGGAGATCTCCGAGCGCGTCCATCTCAGTCAGAGCGCGCTGTCCCGGCTGATCGCCCGGCTGGAGAAGGACGGCCTCGTGGAGCGCTGCATGTGCGCGCAGGACCGGCGCGGCGTGGTGGTGGCCCTCACGGCCAAGGGGCGCGCGCTGCACGGCGAGGTGCTGCCGCTGCAGCGCGCGGTGCTGACCAGGATGCTGACGAACTGA
- a CDS encoding maleylpyruvate isomerase family mycothiol-dependent enzyme, translated as METADFVRTLDREGLLLAASAEQAGTDAKVPTCPQWQVRDLVRHTGTVHRWAAAFVTEGYTSYQPDGGLPDLDGAELLTWFREGHRHLVDTLTDAPADVECWHFLPAPTPLAFWARRQAHETTIHRFDAQSALGGTPDEIGTGFAADGVDELLRGFHARSKSRVRSAEPRVLRVRATDTDDAVWTVRLSQEPPVTERGDTAPADCEISGPADLLYLSLWNRLPFPQVSGDASIGALWREKSAVI; from the coding sequence ATGGAGACAGCCGACTTCGTGCGCACACTGGACCGTGAGGGCCTGCTGCTGGCCGCGTCCGCCGAGCAGGCGGGCACGGACGCCAAGGTTCCGACCTGCCCGCAGTGGCAGGTGCGGGACCTGGTGCGGCACACCGGGACGGTGCACCGCTGGGCGGCGGCGTTCGTGACCGAGGGGTACACCTCCTACCAGCCGGACGGCGGCCTGCCCGACCTCGACGGGGCGGAGCTGCTCACCTGGTTCCGGGAGGGCCACCGCCACCTGGTCGACACGCTCACGGACGCACCCGCCGACGTGGAGTGCTGGCACTTCCTGCCCGCCCCGACCCCGCTGGCGTTCTGGGCCCGCAGGCAGGCGCACGAGACGACGATCCACCGCTTCGACGCCCAGTCCGCGCTCGGCGGCACCCCGGACGAGATCGGGACCGGCTTCGCCGCGGACGGCGTCGACGAGCTGCTGCGCGGCTTCCACGCCCGGTCCAAGAGCCGCGTCCGCAGCGCCGAACCCCGGGTGCTGCGAGTGCGGGCGACCGACACGGACGACGCCGTGTGGACCGTACGGCTTTCGCAGGAGCCGCCCGTGACCGAGCGCGGCGACACCGCCCCGGCGGACTGCGAGATCTCCGGTCCGGCCGACCTGCTCTACCTGTCGCTGTGGAACCGGCTGCCCTTCCCGCAGGTGAGCGGCGACGCCTCCATCGGCGCGCTGTGGCGGGAGAAGTCCGCCGTCATCTGA
- a CDS encoding DM13 domain-containing protein yields the protein MGRVRKALWGPLGLGVLVLVLVAGGLGLYWFQPWKLWQDTTVEEALPAAVGTSAPASTAPGPKTLAGGELISHEHATSGSVKLLRLADGSHVLRLENLDTSNGPDLRVWLTDAPVKEGVGGWRVFDDGAHISLGRLKGNKGSQNYAVPGDVDLSRYSSVSIWCDRFDVSFGAAELARV from the coding sequence ATGGGGCGCGTGCGGAAGGCGCTGTGGGGGCCGCTGGGACTCGGGGTGCTGGTGCTGGTCCTCGTCGCGGGCGGCCTCGGGCTGTACTGGTTCCAGCCGTGGAAGCTGTGGCAGGACACGACCGTGGAGGAGGCCCTGCCCGCCGCGGTGGGAACCTCCGCACCGGCCTCGACGGCACCCGGGCCGAAGACGTTGGCGGGCGGTGAGCTGATCAGCCATGAGCACGCGACCTCGGGCTCGGTGAAACTGCTGCGGCTGGCCGACGGTTCCCATGTCCTGCGGCTGGAGAACCTCGACACCAGCAACGGACCGGACCTGCGGGTGTGGCTGACGGACGCGCCGGTGAAGGAGGGCGTGGGCGGCTGGCGCGTGTTCGACGACGGCGCGCACATCAGCCTCGGCCGGCTCAAGGGCAACAAGGGAAGCCAGAACTATGCCGTGCCGGGGGATGTCGATCTGTCCCGGTACAGCAGCGTCAGCATCTGGTGCGACCGCTTCGATGTGTCCTTCGGTGCCGCGGAGCTCGCCCGGGTGTGA
- a CDS encoding VOC family protein → MARLHDIVIDCARPAATARFWAAALDGYAVAPYDDAELARLRARGIAGLEDDPTVLVEPVGGGPRLWCQLVPEPKRGKNRLHLDLVSADPETEIARLTALGATVRTRHEDHWVLTDPEDNEFCLFPTSS, encoded by the coding sequence ATGGCACGACTCCACGACATCGTCATCGACTGTGCCCGTCCGGCCGCCACCGCTCGCTTCTGGGCCGCCGCCCTCGACGGTTACGCCGTCGCCCCGTACGACGACGCCGAGCTCGCCCGACTGCGGGCCCGGGGCATCGCCGGCCTGGAGGACGACCCCACCGTGTTGGTCGAACCCGTCGGCGGCGGCCCCCGGCTGTGGTGTCAGCTCGTCCCGGAGCCCAAGCGCGGCAAGAACCGACTGCACCTGGACCTGGTCTCCGCCGACCCGGAGACCGAGATCGCCCGGCTCACCGCGCTCGGCGCGACCGTGCGGACCCGCCACGAGGACCACTGGGTGCTGACCGACCCCGAGGACAACGAGTTCTGCCTGTTCCCGACTTCGTCCTGA
- a CDS encoding MFS transporter: MPGTSRDLTRLRTAITAFFALDGFLFAGWVVRIPAIKHQTGASAGDLGLALLGVSAGAVLTMTLTGRLCRRYGSHQVTVVCAVLLSLSVALPPLTHSVLALGAVLLIFGAAYGGINVAFNSAAVDLVTALRRPIMPSFHAAFSLGGMVGAGLGGLVAGALSPTLHLAGLAVVGLLVTAVAAPTLLRHEPPSAPPPAPSAPSAPETSRRPQGRVRGLVIVFGLIAGCTAYGEGAMADWGALHLEQDLDASSGVAALGYTCFALAMTIGRLSGTALLERLGHGRTVIAGGATAAAGMLLGSLAPSLWAALLGFAVTGLGLANLFPVAVERAGTLAGPSGVATASTFGYGGMLLGPPAIGFMADWISLPVALTSVAVLAAIATLIGVATRRAVPN; the protein is encoded by the coding sequence GTGCCGGGCACCAGCCGCGACCTGACCCGCCTGCGTACAGCCATCACCGCCTTCTTCGCCCTGGACGGCTTCCTCTTCGCCGGCTGGGTCGTCCGGATCCCCGCCATCAAGCACCAGACCGGCGCCTCCGCCGGTGACCTCGGCCTCGCCCTCCTCGGCGTCTCCGCCGGCGCCGTCCTCACCATGACGCTGACCGGCCGGCTCTGCCGCCGCTACGGCAGCCACCAGGTCACGGTCGTGTGCGCCGTACTCCTGTCCCTCAGCGTGGCCCTGCCCCCGCTGACCCACTCGGTGCTCGCCCTCGGCGCCGTCCTGCTGATCTTCGGAGCGGCCTACGGCGGCATCAACGTCGCCTTCAACAGCGCGGCCGTGGACCTCGTCACCGCCCTGCGCCGGCCGATCATGCCCAGCTTCCACGCGGCCTTCAGCCTCGGCGGCATGGTCGGCGCGGGCCTCGGCGGACTGGTCGCGGGGGCCCTCTCCCCCACCCTGCACCTCGCGGGCCTCGCCGTCGTCGGACTGCTCGTGACGGCGGTGGCCGCCCCGACGCTGCTGCGCCACGAGCCGCCGTCCGCCCCGCCCCCCGCACCCTCCGCACCCTCCGCCCCCGAGACCTCCCGCCGCCCGCAGGGCCGAGTCCGCGGTCTGGTGATCGTCTTCGGCCTGATCGCCGGGTGCACGGCCTACGGCGAGGGCGCCATGGCCGACTGGGGCGCCCTGCACCTCGAACAGGACCTGGACGCCTCGTCCGGTGTCGCCGCCCTCGGCTACACCTGCTTCGCGCTGGCCATGACCATCGGCCGGCTCAGCGGTACGGCCCTGCTCGAACGGCTCGGTCACGGCCGTACCGTCATCGCGGGCGGCGCCACCGCCGCGGCCGGAATGCTGCTCGGTTCGCTCGCGCCGAGCCTGTGGGCCGCGCTGCTCGGCTTCGCGGTGACCGGCCTCGGCCTGGCCAACCTCTTCCCCGTGGCCGTCGAACGCGCGGGCACCCTCGCCGGCCCGAGCGGCGTAGCCACGGCCTCGACCTTCGGCTACGGCGGCATGCTCCTCGGCCCGCCCGCCATCGGCTTCATGGCGGACTGGATCTCCCTGCCCGTCGCCCTGACCAGCGTCGCCGTACTCGCGGCCATCGCCACGCTCATCGGCGTCGCCACCCGGCGCGCGGTGCCGAACTGA
- a CDS encoding glutamate-cysteine ligase family protein → MGRDVPALVFTREDRRRYRDKMHTCLDVLAQMLRESTFESERPQVGLEIELNLVDADGRPAMRNTDVLRAIADPAWSSELGRFNLEINIPPRELTTGGPGAWEQAIREALNHAEERASAVGAHLIMVGILPTLGETDVDETALSGDPRYRLLNEQIFAARGEDLRITVDGVERLSTYADTITPEAACTSTQYHLQVSPREFADYWNAAQAVAGVQIALAANSPYLFGKELWRETRIPLFEQATDTRPVEIKAQGVRPRVWFGERWITSVFDLFEENVRYFPALLPLCDDEDPQEAHDRGDAPQLGELTLHNGTIYRWNRPVYAVTESGPHLRIENRVLPAGPTVADTIANGAFYYGLTRALVDDDRPVWTRMSFSVAEENLHTAARDGIDARLYWPGMGEVPVTELVLRRLLAQAHRGLELAGMDAAWREPLLGIIEQRCVTARNGALWQAETVHHLEKAGTDRDEALRRMTRTYMEYMHLNAAAHTWPVD, encoded by the coding sequence ATGGGACGTGACGTTCCGGCCCTGGTGTTCACGCGGGAGGATCGCCGCCGGTACCGGGACAAGATGCACACCTGCCTCGACGTGCTGGCCCAGATGCTGCGCGAGTCGACCTTCGAGAGCGAGCGGCCGCAGGTCGGGCTGGAGATCGAGCTCAACCTGGTCGACGCCGACGGGCGGCCGGCGATGCGCAACACCGACGTCCTGCGGGCCATCGCAGATCCCGCCTGGTCGAGCGAGCTGGGCCGCTTCAACCTGGAGATCAACATCCCGCCGCGCGAGCTGACGACCGGCGGGCCCGGGGCGTGGGAGCAGGCCATCCGTGAAGCGCTCAACCACGCCGAGGAACGCGCCTCCGCCGTGGGCGCACACCTGATCATGGTCGGCATCCTGCCGACGCTGGGCGAGACCGACGTGGACGAGACCGCGCTGTCCGGCGATCCGCGCTACCGGCTGCTCAACGAGCAGATCTTCGCCGCGCGGGGCGAGGACCTCCGGATCACCGTCGACGGGGTGGAGCGCCTGTCGACGTACGCCGACACCATCACCCCCGAGGCCGCCTGCACCAGCACGCAATATCACCTCCAGGTCTCGCCGCGGGAGTTCGCCGACTACTGGAACGCCGCCCAGGCGGTCGCCGGCGTACAGATCGCCCTCGCGGCGAACTCGCCGTACCTCTTCGGCAAGGAGCTGTGGCGCGAGACGCGCATCCCGCTGTTCGAGCAGGCCACGGACACCCGTCCGGTGGAGATCAAGGCGCAGGGCGTACGGCCCCGGGTGTGGTTCGGGGAGCGCTGGATCACCAGCGTCTTCGACCTCTTCGAGGAGAACGTGCGCTACTTCCCGGCCCTTCTGCCGCTGTGCGACGACGAGGACCCGCAGGAGGCGCACGACCGCGGCGACGCACCGCAGCTGGGCGAACTGACCCTGCACAACGGCACGATCTACCGCTGGAACCGCCCCGTCTACGCCGTCACCGAGAGCGGCCCCCATCTGCGCATCGAGAACCGGGTCCTGCCCGCCGGCCCCACCGTCGCCGACACCATCGCCAACGGCGCCTTCTACTACGGCCTCACGCGCGCCCTGGTCGACGACGACCGGCCGGTCTGGACCCGGATGTCCTTCTCGGTGGCCGAGGAGAACCTCCACACCGCCGCCCGCGACGGCATCGACGCCCGCCTGTACTGGCCCGGCATGGGCGAGGTCCCGGTCACGGAACTGGTGTTGCGGCGCCTGCTGGCCCAGGCCCACCGGGGCCTGGAACTCGCCGGCATGGACGCGGCCTGGCGCGAACCCCTGCTCGGCATCATCGAGCAGCGCTGCGTCACCGCCCGCAACGGCGCCCTGTGGCAGGCGGAGACGGTCCACCACCTGGAGAAGGCCGGCACCGACCGAGACGAGGCGCTGCGGCGGATGACCCGGACCTACATGGAGTACATGCATCTGAACGCGGCCGCCCACACCTGGCCGGTGGACTGA
- a CDS encoding Gfo/Idh/MocA family protein — MGDAHRIGIVGLGVISRAYLDTLVGHPAVRVTAVADLDASRSAAVAAEVPGVEAMGVEELLSSPDVDTVLNLTVPAAHAEIALRAIGHGKNVYGEKPLTAELADAHTVLEAAAKAGVTVGCAPDTVLGSGIQTARAAVAAGTIGRPQFASAVMVTPGHERWHPHPDFYYTAGGGPLLDMGPYYLASLVHLLGPVRAVTGAAGRLRDERVIGSGPRAGERIPVEVDTHVSGVLEHVGGTLTTITTSFDGVATTATPIEVHGETGTLAVPDPNRFDGEVRLFALGDTQWRTQPVSAGYVDGARGVGLLDFVTAGPRRAPRASGELALHVLETMTALLRSASEGRRIELTTSVQPPVSVPLTAATEWRGAGAR; from the coding sequence GTGGGCGACGCGCACCGCATCGGCATCGTAGGACTCGGCGTCATCTCCCGTGCCTACCTGGACACGCTCGTCGGCCACCCCGCGGTACGCGTCACGGCGGTCGCCGACCTCGACGCCTCCCGCTCGGCCGCCGTCGCGGCGGAAGTACCCGGCGTCGAGGCCATGGGCGTGGAGGAGCTGCTGAGCAGCCCGGACGTGGACACGGTCCTCAACCTCACCGTCCCCGCGGCGCACGCCGAGATCGCCCTGCGCGCGATCGGCCACGGCAAGAACGTGTACGGGGAGAAGCCGCTGACGGCCGAACTCGCCGACGCGCACACCGTGTTGGAGGCAGCCGCGAAGGCGGGCGTCACCGTGGGCTGCGCCCCGGACACCGTCCTGGGCTCCGGCATCCAGACCGCGCGGGCGGCCGTGGCCGCGGGGACCATCGGGCGCCCCCAGTTCGCGTCGGCGGTGATGGTCACGCCGGGCCACGAACGCTGGCATCCGCACCCCGACTTCTACTACACCGCCGGCGGCGGCCCGCTGCTGGACATGGGGCCGTACTATCTCGCGTCCCTGGTCCATCTGCTGGGGCCTGTGCGTGCCGTGACGGGGGCGGCCGGCCGGCTGCGCGACGAGCGCGTCATCGGCTCCGGTCCGCGCGCGGGCGAGCGCATCCCGGTCGAGGTCGACACGCACGTAAGCGGCGTGCTGGAGCACGTCGGCGGGACGCTGACGACGATCACGACCAGCTTCGACGGCGTGGCCACGACCGCCACACCGATCGAGGTGCACGGCGAGACCGGCACGCTCGCGGTGCCCGACCCGAACCGCTTCGACGGCGAGGTCCGGCTCTTCGCACTCGGCGACACCCAGTGGCGCACACAGCCGGTCTCGGCGGGCTACGTCGACGGCGCCCGTGGCGTCGGCCTGCTGGACTTCGTCACCGCCGGCCCGCGGCGAGCACCCCGCGCAAGCGGCGAACTCGCCCTGCATGTACTGGAGACGATGACCGCGCTCCTGCGCTCGGCGTCCGAGGGCCGCCGCATCGAGCTGACTACCTCGGTACAGCCGCCCGTGTCCGTACCGCTGACCGCGGCCACGGAATGGCGGGGTGCCGGCGCCCGATGA
- a CDS encoding ThuA domain-containing protein produces MTRKNALVVRGGWEGHQPVRATELFLPFLRANGYAVRIEESTDVYADADAMSGTDLVVQCVTMSQITAEQLAGLSGAVVAGTGLTGWHGGIADSFRASSDYLHLVGGQFATHPGKEPCERRGGQEDNYLPHSVSITELGREHPITAGIEDFELDTEQYWVLHDDLIDVLATTTHPVRPWHPWHRPVTSPAVWTRRWGAGRVVVTTPGHSLDVLEHPAVRTVIERGMLWATRTASAS; encoded by the coding sequence ATGACGCGCAAGAACGCCCTGGTGGTCCGCGGCGGATGGGAGGGGCATCAGCCGGTCCGGGCGACGGAACTGTTCCTGCCCTTCCTGCGCGCCAACGGGTACGCCGTCCGGATCGAGGAGTCCACCGACGTCTACGCCGACGCCGACGCGATGTCCGGCACCGACCTCGTCGTGCAGTGCGTGACGATGTCGCAGATCACCGCCGAGCAGTTGGCGGGGCTGAGCGGGGCGGTCGTCGCGGGCACCGGCCTCACCGGCTGGCACGGCGGGATCGCCGACTCGTTCCGGGCCTCGTCCGACTATCTCCATCTGGTGGGCGGGCAGTTCGCGACGCATCCGGGCAAGGAGCCGTGCGAGCGCCGGGGCGGCCAGGAGGACAACTACCTGCCGCACAGCGTCAGCATCACCGAGCTCGGCCGCGAACACCCCATCACCGCCGGTATCGAGGACTTCGAGCTGGACACCGAGCAGTACTGGGTGCTCCACGACGACCTGATCGACGTGCTCGCCACGACGACCCATCCGGTCCGGCCGTGGCATCCCTGGCACCGCCCGGTCACCTCGCCGGCGGTGTGGACCCGTCGGTGGGGCGCCGGACGCGTCGTCGTGACGACCCCGGGGCACAGCCTCGACGTACTGGAACACCCCGCGGTCCGCACCGTCATCGAGAGGGGCATGCTGTGGGCGACGCGCACCGCATCGGCATCGTAG